GGTCATGATTGTAGGACCTCAGAAGAAGAAGTAACCCCCCTTGTGTTTTTAAGAAAAAGAGAGGAATTGGAAGAGGCGTATGGCAGGTTGTAATAAAAAAAGAGGCTTCAAGCCCAAAATGAAGAGTAACCGTGGAGCGATGAAGCGGCTTTCTGTGACAGGAACCGGCTTGATTAAGGTTCCCAGCAAAGGGAAATCTCATTGTTTAAGCAATAAAAATCGCAAACGCAAACGCAACTTGCTCAAAGCAGGATACTTAAATAAAGGTGATTCTTTGCGCACAGAACGCATGATTCCCTATTTGTTTTAAGTTTCATTTAAAAAAGGATTTAGTATATGGCTCGTGTAACTCGTGGATTTAAGGCTCGTCATCGTCGTAAACGCATCTTGAAATTGGCTTCAGGCCACATTGGCACTCGAAATCGACTCTTTCGAACCGCTGTAGAAAGTGTTGAAAGAGGCCTTGTTTATGCTTACCGAGATCGAAAAGTTAAGAAACGAGAATACCGAAAGCTTTGGATTACTCGTTTGAATGCGGCAGCCCGCCAAAATGGCTTGAGCTACAGCGTCCTTATGGCTAAGCTCAAAGCAGCTGATGTTGCTCTCGATCGACGCGCTCTCTCTGAATTGGCAATTTCCGATTCAGCGGCGTTCGCGGCGCTCGTGGGTCAAGTCAATGCAGCCGCTTGAGGAACTGAGACAAACCGCGGAGTCTTCGTTTGCCTCTTGCGCGAGTCTCGAAGAGCTCGATTCCCTGAAAGTTCACTACTTAGGGAAAAAAAGCCCTCTTTCTGAAATTTTGAAACAGATGGGGGCTCTTTCAATTGAAGAAAAACGTGAAAGAGGGGCTCAAGCGAATTCCCTGCGAGATGATCTCAATCGTTGGGCCATTGAAACAGCAGGGCGTTTGGACCAAGTTCGAATTGAACGTTTAAGAGACGGTTGGATTGATGTTACGCTCCCAGGGTGTCGGGTCGACGAAGGTCGCCAGCACATCCTTTCCCAGACGGCCCAAGAGATTCTAGAAATCGTTCGTGAGCTTGGGTTTGACTCCGTACGCGGTCCGGAGATCGAGCACGATTTTTACAATTTTGAAGCCCTCAATATTCCTCAGCAACATCCTGCTCGAGAGATGCAAGACACATTCTACCTGACTCCAGGCGTTGTGTTGCGTACTCAGACAAGTCCGGTTCAAATTCGTGCCATGTTGGCAAGAAAAGAAGCTTCTATGAGAGTCGCTTGCTTGGGAAAGGTTTTTCGACACGATCAAGATTCGACTCATTCTCCGATGTTTCACCAGATCGAATTACTGGCTTTGGATGACAACATTTCGTTTGCGGATCTGAAAGGGACTCTCACTTATTTGATTCATAAACTTTTTTCGAGTCGTTCACAGCTTCGACTAAGGCCCAGTTATTTTCCTTTTACCGAACCCAGTGCAGAAGTGGATATCAGCTGTTTTGCTTGCGACGGCAAAGGATGTCGACTGTGTAAACAATCTGGATGGATTGAAATTTTAGGCTCTGGCATTGTTCACCCCTTTGTCTTGCGGGCGGTGGGGCTCGATCCCGAAAAAGTACGAGGATTTGCGGTTGGGATGGGGCTTGAACGCATCGCAATGTTGCGTCATGGGATCGATGATATTCGCTACTTTTTTGAAAACGATCAGCGCTTTCTCAGTCAATTTTGAATTATGCACATCAGCCAGCAAACTTTACAAACTTTTCTTGATTTATCCTCTCTGTCCAAAGAAGAGATCGCCAAACGCTTGACCGAAGCAGGTCTGGAAGTGGAGGGCATGGCTCAGCATGATGAAGATACGATTTTTGAGCTTAAAGTCACTCCCAATCGACCGGATGCTTTAAGTCATATTGGGGTTGTTCGAGAGCTCGCTGCGACACTAGGGGTTCGGCCCAGTTTTTCAGTTCCATCGCTGAAAGAGCTTGGAGCTCCCATTCACGATTGGGTTCAGGTCCAAATTGAAGCAAAAGAGTCTTGCCCGCGCTATGCTTGTCGAATCATCGAGGGCGTGCACGTAGCCCCAAGCCCAGATTGGCTGGTCTCCAAGCTTGAAAGCCTGGGTCTTAAGTCCATTAACAACGTGGTTGATATTACAAACTGGGTTTTATTGGAACGCGGCCAGCCTCTGCATGCTTTTGATTTGGATCAAATCGCTAAGTCCAAAGGACGCATCAATCTTCGAATTCGAAAAGCAATTCTGGGTGAAAAGATTGTTCTCTTAAATGATCAAGAATGCGAGCTCAGTGAAGAGGAGTTGGTCATTGCCGATGAAGAAACGCCAATTGCCTTAGCCGGTGTGATGGGTGCAAAGAATACGGAGGTTTCCAAAGCAACTCAGAATATTTTGCTTGAATCTGCGTACTTTGAACCCACTGGCATACGCAAAACCGCAAAACGCTACGGTATTTCAACGGACTCGAGCTATCGCTTCGAACGGGGAACCGACCCGAATGGAGTGATCCAAGCACTTGAACGCGCAGCGAGCCTCATGATCGAGCTTGCGGGAGGACGTGTCCGAAGAGAAGCGGTGGATATTTATTCGAAACCGATTGAGCCTTTGGAGATTCCATTTCGCCCAAATCGCTTGCTTTCGATTT
The Myxococcaceae bacterium genome window above contains:
- the rpmI gene encoding 50S ribosomal protein L35, translating into MAGCNKKRGFKPKMKSNRGAMKRLSVTGTGLIKVPSKGKSHCLSNKNRKRKRNLLKAGYLNKGDSLRTERMIPYLF
- the rplT gene encoding 50S ribosomal protein L20, giving the protein MARVTRGFKARHRRKRILKLASGHIGTRNRLFRTAVESVERGLVYAYRDRKVKKREYRKLWITRLNAAARQNGLSYSVLMAKLKAADVALDRRALSELAISDSAAFAALVGQVNAAA
- the pheS gene encoding phenylalanine--tRNA ligase subunit alpha produces the protein MQPLEELRQTAESSFASCASLEELDSLKVHYLGKKSPLSEILKQMGALSIEEKRERGAQANSLRDDLNRWAIETAGRLDQVRIERLRDGWIDVTLPGCRVDEGRQHILSQTAQEILEIVRELGFDSVRGPEIEHDFYNFEALNIPQQHPAREMQDTFYLTPGVVLRTQTSPVQIRAMLARKEASMRVACLGKVFRHDQDSTHSPMFHQIELLALDDNISFADLKGTLTYLIHKLFSSRSQLRLRPSYFPFTEPSAEVDISCFACDGKGCRLCKQSGWIEILGSGIVHPFVLRAVGLDPEKVRGFAVGMGLERIAMLRHGIDDIRYFFENDQRFLSQF